Proteins co-encoded in one uncultured Draconibacterium sp. genomic window:
- a CDS encoding tetratricopeptide repeat protein, whose amino-acid sequence MNDKDLKIKYDTICQHLAERKLKPAFDLLENLIQEGGLLIHLDEWRNLEQNYSYMLKYTVEGIQDPERQKVYRKLIVSVFELCDKIYDELRMKLSSTVTYEKKRGFNTALQFDALLEELEDFYLQEQLVSLVDDAEVQRSSKRISARDHQQKMVTLFYFVWFQNELNNEHRLFLKAFLNSELIEKSYKSFIVSALLISLLRYFDEAKFSLLFDAYEHEAVEVNQRAIVGLLIAFYHYDSRLSYYPAISGRLKLLNENPDFKQNLEQVIIQLIRSKETEKIQKKITDEILPEMIKISPNLKDKINLDSLMDDSLGDDENPEWEKIFEDSPGLMNKMEEFSELQMEGADVFMSSFAMLKMFPFFSEFANWFMPFFTKNPEIDFVVNRADSVTDQFLKAIAAAPVLCNSDKYSFCFSLQNIPAENREFMAEGLKAEMQQFDELKNDEVLTDPGKKAAFISNLYIQDLYRFFKLHPRKNDFEDIFNWRFDFHNKQTLGETLKEDAGIVRNIAEYYFSKNYYNEAAEVFNYLLSEEKSGELYQKLGYCYQKLGDFELALKAYKSAELFELNKKWNLNKIALCYRNLKQPKKALEYYREVEVLDEDNLNVQLNIGHCLLELDRFEEALKTYFKVEYLMPENKKVWKPIGWCSLIAGKFEQAEKYFKKLIDDSPNKHDLMNMGHVQWCLGKRKEALDYYKQSIVKTEFTEREFFEVFHEDLHYLTALGIDKDDVPIMLDQLRYFVEE is encoded by the coding sequence ATGAACGACAAGGATTTGAAAATAAAATACGATACTATTTGTCAGCATCTCGCTGAGCGAAAATTAAAACCAGCTTTTGATCTGCTTGAAAACCTGATTCAGGAAGGCGGCCTGCTCATTCATCTCGACGAATGGCGCAACCTGGAGCAGAACTACAGCTACATGTTAAAATATACGGTTGAAGGCATTCAGGATCCTGAACGCCAAAAAGTATACAGGAAGCTGATTGTCTCGGTTTTTGAGCTGTGTGACAAAATTTATGATGAGCTAAGGATGAAATTATCTTCGACAGTTACCTACGAGAAAAAACGTGGTTTTAATACCGCTCTTCAATTTGATGCACTTTTAGAGGAACTGGAAGATTTTTATCTGCAGGAACAGCTGGTTTCACTGGTTGACGATGCCGAGGTGCAACGATCGTCGAAGCGGATTAGTGCGCGTGATCATCAGCAAAAAATGGTGACTTTGTTCTATTTCGTATGGTTTCAGAACGAATTAAACAACGAGCATCGTTTATTTCTCAAAGCCTTTTTAAACAGCGAGTTAATTGAAAAATCGTATAAGTCGTTTATTGTTTCAGCCTTGCTTATAAGTTTGTTACGTTACTTCGATGAGGCCAAGTTTTCGTTGCTTTTTGATGCTTATGAGCATGAAGCAGTGGAGGTAAATCAGCGCGCTATTGTTGGTTTGCTCATCGCTTTTTACCATTACGACAGTCGCTTGTCGTATTACCCGGCAATAAGCGGCCGACTGAAACTGCTGAATGAAAATCCTGATTTCAAACAAAATCTGGAGCAGGTTATTATTCAACTCATCAGAAGTAAGGAGACGGAAAAAATTCAGAAAAAGATCACTGACGAGATTTTGCCGGAGATGATAAAGATAAGTCCGAATTTGAAGGACAAAATCAATCTCGACAGCCTGATGGACGATTCGCTTGGAGATGATGAAAATCCCGAGTGGGAAAAGATATTTGAGGATTCGCCGGGATTGATGAATAAAATGGAGGAGTTTTCGGAGCTGCAAATGGAGGGCGCCGATGTGTTTATGAGCTCGTTTGCTATGCTGAAAATGTTCCCGTTTTTCAGCGAATTTGCCAACTGGTTTATGCCGTTCTTTACCAAAAATCCGGAGATTGATTTTGTGGTCAATCGCGCCGATTCGGTTACCGATCAGTTTCTGAAAGCAATTGCGGCGGCTCCGGTTTTATGTAATTCCGATAAATATTCGTTCTGCTTTAGTTTGCAAAATATTCCGGCCGAAAACCGCGAGTTTATGGCTGAAGGGTTAAAAGCTGAAATGCAGCAGTTTGATGAATTGAAAAATGATGAGGTGCTGACTGATCCGGGTAAAAAGGCGGCCTTCATTTCAAATCTTTATATCCAGGATTTGTACCGCTTTTTTAAATTGCATCCGCGCAAAAACGATTTTGAAGACATTTTTAACTGGCGTTTCGATTTTCACAATAAGCAGACATTGGGCGAGACACTAAAAGAAGATGCCGGCATTGTGCGGAATATTGCCGAATACTATTTCTCGAAAAATTATTACAACGAAGCCGCCGAAGTATTTAATTACCTGCTAAGTGAGGAAAAAAGCGGGGAGTTGTACCAAAAACTGGGGTATTGCTACCAAAAACTGGGCGATTTTGAACTTGCCTTGAAAGCTTACAAAAGTGCCGAGCTGTTTGAGTTGAATAAAAAGTGGAACCTCAATAAAATTGCATTGTGTTACCGCAATCTGAAACAACCTAAAAAAGCGCTGGAATATTACCGCGAGGTGGAAGTGTTGGATGAAGATAATTTGAATGTTCAGTTGAATATTGGCCATTGTTTGCTGGAGCTGGATCGTTTTGAAGAGGCTTTAAAAACTTATTTTAAAGTAGAATACCTGATGCCGGAAAACAAAAAAGTTTGGAAACCAATTGGCTGGTGTTCGCTGATTGCTGGTAAATTTGAGCAGGCGGAAAAATACTTCAAAAAATTGATTGACGACAGCCCGAACAAACATGACCTGATGAATATGGGGCATGTGCAGTGGTGTTTGGGAAAACGAAAAGAGGCGCTTGATTATTACAAACAGTCGATTGTAAAAACAGAATTTACCGAGCGTGAGTTTTTCGAGGTCTTCCACGAAGACCTGCATTATTTAACCGCGTTGGGAATTGATAAAGATGATGTCCCGATTATGTTGGATCAGTTGCGGTATTTTGTGGAAGAATAG
- a CDS encoding type II CAAX endopeptidase family protein, translating into MQNELRNLWSRLFKFNWKFGLFLLLIICIPRFILVLKANETGNYSLIGLVMFVSAIIPFVFLNRQGLRKIGIRRPKKFQILFLALISGVVFSFLLHYLGVGLFGNTYENWYEYIGKSYNIPHGISAQDKKLMFIIMAITGMSFSPIGEELFFRGIVHGSFAKSIGDKKASVIDSLAFALTHISHFGLVFINGKWDFYLIPALIWVICMFVVSVLFFQMKKLTNSIWGAVLCHSGFNLGMIYCIFYLL; encoded by the coding sequence ATGCAAAATGAATTAAGAAATTTGTGGAGCCGATTATTTAAGTTCAACTGGAAATTCGGACTATTCTTATTGCTGATAATTTGTATTCCCCGTTTTATTTTAGTGCTTAAAGCTAACGAGACAGGTAATTATAGCCTGATTGGTTTAGTAATGTTTGTATCCGCAATTATACCTTTTGTATTTCTCAATAGGCAAGGTTTGAGAAAGATTGGAATAAGGAGACCCAAAAAATTTCAGATTCTATTCTTGGCATTGATTTCCGGTGTTGTATTTAGTTTTCTACTGCATTATTTAGGCGTGGGTTTATTTGGCAATACTTATGAGAATTGGTATGAATATATTGGCAAATCCTATAATATTCCGCACGGTATTTCAGCCCAGGACAAAAAGCTAATGTTTATAATCATGGCAATTACCGGAATGAGCTTCAGTCCTATTGGAGAAGAATTGTTTTTTCGTGGAATAGTCCATGGTAGTTTTGCAAAATCGATTGGTGATAAGAAGGCGTCTGTTATTGATAGTTTGGCTTTTGCCTTAACGCACATTTCACATTTTGGCTTGGTGTTTATTAACGGGAAATGGGATTTTTATCTTATTCCAGCTTTGATTTGGGTAATCTGCATGTTTGTGGTGAGTGTACTTTTTTTTCAAATGAAAAAGCTCACAAATTCCATTTGGGGAGCGGTATTGTGTCATTCCGGATTTAATCTTGGAATGATTTATTGTATATTTTATTTGTTATAG
- a CDS encoding MFS transporter — translation MAKTKTQRNPWFWIPTLYFAEGLPYVIVMTLSVIMYKRLGISNTDIALYTSWLYLPWVIKPLWSPIVDLLKTKRFWIVIMQLVVGVGLAGVAFTIPVSNFFQYTLAFFWLLAFSSATHDIAADGFYMLGLSQGDQSFFVGIRSTFYRFAMLTGQGLLVILAGALETATGLEPLEVNVTAQNIPVEEISFNPESYQQLHESGDIYFVSENEVKVPIGLVSKEQAADIKSKVDEWNISNNFYASETPVATKDAGWWTRNVSTPLKETLKEKFNKETVDLSSEVGNLAIIPIQLSTKPKAGEEVVLNFGYEKGDASIKLVQTYRYVFNETNCDKPAFAVVQLDPKLKKATQATFVGRSGNIRFSWLVVMACIAVLFVVFSLYHRFALPHPASDVANKTEGKSVLGEFFETFAAFFRKKEIVSIMLFLLLYRLAESQLVKMASPFLLDAREAGGLGLTTGDLGLVYGTAGMIALTVGGILGGIVASRKGLKHWLWWMALAINLPNLCYLLLSLFNPTSLWWISAAVVIEQFGYGFGFTAYMLFSIYVSEGKHKTAHYAITTGFMALGMMIPGMLSGWLQEIIGYQSFFVWVMICTIPIFLVLPFVKVDAKFGIKEKE, via the coding sequence ATGGCTAAAACAAAAACTCAACGCAATCCGTGGTTTTGGATTCCCACACTTTATTTTGCAGAAGGATTACCTTACGTAATTGTAATGACCCTTTCGGTGATTATGTATAAACGCCTGGGCATATCAAACACCGATATCGCTTTATACACCAGCTGGCTGTATTTGCCGTGGGTTATAAAACCGCTGTGGAGCCCGATTGTGGATTTGCTGAAAACCAAACGTTTTTGGATTGTAATCATGCAGTTGGTGGTTGGCGTAGGCCTGGCCGGAGTGGCGTTTACCATTCCTGTCAGTAATTTCTTTCAATATACGCTGGCGTTTTTCTGGTTGCTGGCTTTTAGTTCGGCCACCCACGATATTGCTGCCGATGGTTTTTATATGCTCGGATTGTCGCAGGGCGACCAGTCGTTTTTTGTGGGCATCAGAAGCACGTTTTATCGTTTTGCCATGCTTACGGGGCAGGGGCTTTTGGTTATTCTTGCCGGAGCTTTAGAAACGGCAACCGGCTTGGAGCCGCTGGAGGTAAATGTAACCGCGCAGAATATTCCTGTTGAGGAAATTTCGTTTAATCCTGAAAGCTATCAGCAGTTGCACGAATCGGGGGATATTTATTTTGTGTCGGAGAACGAGGTGAAAGTGCCCATTGGTTTGGTTTCAAAAGAACAGGCTGCTGACATTAAAAGCAAGGTGGATGAATGGAACATCAGCAATAATTTTTATGCCAGTGAAACGCCGGTAGCAACAAAAGATGCCGGCTGGTGGACACGAAACGTGTCAACACCGTTAAAGGAAACGCTCAAGGAAAAATTCAATAAAGAAACGGTTGATCTGAGCTCGGAAGTTGGTAACCTGGCCATCATTCCTATTCAGCTTTCAACAAAACCAAAGGCCGGCGAAGAGGTGGTGCTGAATTTTGGCTACGAAAAAGGCGATGCCAGTATAAAACTGGTACAGACTTACCGGTATGTGTTTAACGAAACGAATTGCGACAAACCTGCTTTTGCCGTTGTGCAACTCGATCCGAAACTAAAAAAAGCCACACAGGCTACTTTTGTTGGGCGCTCGGGAAATATACGTTTTTCATGGTTGGTGGTTATGGCCTGTATTGCCGTTTTGTTTGTGGTCTTTTCGCTGTATCACCGTTTTGCATTGCCGCACCCGGCTAGCGATGTAGCCAACAAAACCGAAGGCAAAAGTGTGTTGGGCGAGTTTTTCGAAACCTTTGCTGCCTTTTTCCGCAAAAAAGAAATTGTGTCGATAATGTTGTTTTTGTTGTTGTACCGCCTGGCCGAATCGCAGCTGGTGAAAATGGCCTCGCCGTTTTTGCTCGATGCTCGCGAAGCCGGTGGACTGGGACTTACAACCGGCGATTTGGGTTTGGTTTACGGAACTGCCGGAATGATCGCATTAACTGTTGGTGGTATTTTAGGTGGAATTGTAGCCTCGCGCAAGGGACTGAAACACTGGCTTTGGTGGATGGCGCTGGCCATTAACCTGCCCAACCTTTGTTATTTGTTGCTGTCGTTGTTTAACCCCACATCGTTGTGGTGGATTTCGGCAGCTGTGGTGATTGAGCAGTTTGGCTACGGTTTCGGATTTACGGCTTATATGCTCTTCTCTATCTATGTTTCGGAGGGAAAACACAAAACCGCACACTACGCCATTACCACCGGTTTTATGGCGCTGGGAATGATGATTCCGGGAATGCTAAGCGGTTGGCTGCAGGAAATCATCGGTTACCAAAGTTTCTTTGTTTGGGTGATGATCTGCACCATCCCGATCTTTTTAGTGCTGCCTTTTGTAAAGGTTGATGCTAAGTTTGGGATTAAAGAAAAGGAATAA
- a CDS encoding glycoside hydrolase family 9 protein, translating into MIKQAVLLFVFVLAAAGVFAQQKVIRINQLGYLPQSVKVAVFLSTEAENAGQFQVFDALTDKLVYEAKVKQVDGSDWGMKTAFRLDFSAVENSGGYYLKLGETRSPAFQIASDVYEGTADFLLNYMRQQRCGYNPYLQDSCHLHDGIIVDHPTKTGQKIDVTGGWHDASDYLQYLTTSANATYQLLYAYEQNPAVFNDEYRENGESGANGIPDILDEAKWGLDWLVKMNPSADEMYNQIADDRDHRGYRLPNKDTVSYGLEGAYRPVYFITGNPQGLAEHKNRTTGVSSSAAKYASSFALGSLMMKDYYPEFAEQIDAKAAEAYTFALSDLGACQTACNVSPYFYEEANYVDDLELAATTLYQLTGDDYYFTEAKKWGSVENVTPWMSTGFARHYQFYPFVNLGHVKLAEKDETFATYLKQGLTHLYDRGKDDPFLNGIPFIWCSNNLVAAAITQARAYEEITGDRSFAEMEAALRDWLFGCNPWGTSMICGLPAGGDNPQLPHSAITKILGETTFGGLVDGPVSNTLFSSLIGIHIRQPDPFEVFNKGKAVYHDDMGDYPSNEPTMDGTASLSYYLSAMEKMGANQQQDSKKDEQGAIRYFNTNEKNIYLVFSAHDKAEGAAHILKTLDKKNSKASFFFTGDFLRDKQFQSTIKKIIKSGHYLGAHSDKHLLYCDWTKPDSLLVDRTTFEQDLKENYKALQEFGISSEDAGWFLPPYEWYNSAIVNWTSAMGLTTINFSPGIRSNADYTTPDMANYMSSDKIFKSVLKVEEEQGLNGAIMLIHPGTEEKRTDKFYLRLEELIETLQTKGYNFKRLP; encoded by the coding sequence ATGATTAAACAAGCTGTCCTTTTATTCGTATTTGTGTTGGCTGCGGCAGGTGTTTTTGCACAGCAGAAAGTTATTCGCATCAATCAGTTGGGCTATTTGCCACAGTCGGTTAAGGTGGCTGTTTTTCTTTCAACAGAAGCGGAAAACGCCGGACAGTTTCAGGTGTTTGATGCCTTAACCGATAAGCTGGTTTACGAGGCGAAAGTAAAGCAAGTTGATGGCTCCGATTGGGGAATGAAGACCGCTTTTCGTCTTGATTTTTCAGCTGTAGAAAACAGTGGCGGTTATTACCTGAAATTAGGCGAAACCCGTTCTCCGGCTTTTCAAATTGCTTCGGATGTGTACGAAGGAACAGCCGATTTTTTGTTAAACTACATGCGCCAGCAACGTTGTGGCTACAATCCGTATTTGCAGGATTCATGTCATTTGCACGATGGAATAATTGTGGATCATCCAACAAAAACAGGACAGAAAATTGATGTGACCGGAGGTTGGCACGATGCCTCGGATTACCTGCAATACCTTACAACATCGGCCAATGCTACTTACCAGCTGTTGTATGCCTACGAGCAAAATCCGGCGGTGTTTAACGATGAATACCGGGAGAATGGGGAGTCGGGAGCCAATGGAATTCCTGATATTCTGGATGAAGCAAAATGGGGCCTCGACTGGCTGGTGAAAATGAATCCCTCGGCAGACGAAATGTACAACCAGATTGCCGACGACAGAGATCACCGCGGTTATCGTTTGCCCAATAAAGACACGGTAAGTTACGGTTTGGAAGGAGCATACCGGCCTGTGTATTTTATTACTGGAAATCCTCAAGGGCTGGCTGAGCATAAAAATCGTACTACCGGCGTTTCGTCGAGCGCTGCAAAATATGCATCATCATTTGCGTTGGGATCGCTGATGATGAAAGATTATTACCCGGAATTTGCCGAACAAATAGACGCTAAAGCTGCCGAAGCCTATACTTTTGCATTGAGCGATTTAGGGGCGTGTCAAACAGCGTGTAATGTGTCGCCGTATTTTTACGAAGAAGCCAATTATGTGGACGACCTTGAACTTGCGGCCACAACTTTATATCAGTTAACCGGTGATGATTATTACTTTACTGAGGCCAAAAAATGGGGTAGTGTTGAAAATGTTACACCGTGGATGTCAACAGGGTTTGCGCGCCATTACCAGTTTTATCCATTTGTGAACCTGGGGCATGTAAAGCTGGCCGAGAAGGATGAAACTTTTGCCACTTATCTGAAACAGGGATTAACGCATCTTTACGATCGGGGAAAGGACGATCCTTTTTTGAATGGCATACCGTTTATCTGGTGCTCGAATAACCTGGTGGCAGCAGCGATTACACAGGCCCGTGCTTACGAAGAAATTACCGGCGACCGATCGTTCGCCGAAATGGAAGCTGCCTTGCGCGACTGGCTTTTTGGCTGTAACCCGTGGGGAACGAGCATGATCTGTGGGTTGCCGGCAGGTGGCGATAATCCACAATTACCGCATTCCGCCATTACTAAAATTTTGGGTGAAACAACATTTGGTGGTTTGGTGGATGGTCCGGTTTCCAACACGCTTTTCTCCAGCCTGATTGGGATTCACATTCGGCAACCCGATCCGTTTGAAGTGTTTAATAAAGGTAAAGCGGTTTACCACGATGATATGGGCGATTATCCATCCAACGAACCAACCATGGACGGAACGGCAAGTTTGAGTTACTATTTGTCGGCGATGGAAAAAATGGGAGCCAATCAGCAACAGGATTCCAAAAAAGATGAACAGGGCGCTATTCGTTATTTCAATACAAACGAAAAAAATATTTACCTGGTATTTTCGGCGCATGATAAAGCTGAAGGCGCAGCGCATATCTTAAAGACACTCGATAAAAAGAACAGTAAAGCATCCTTCTTTTTTACCGGCGACTTTTTACGCGACAAACAATTTCAATCTACCATAAAAAAAATAATCAAAAGCGGCCATTATTTGGGTGCACATTCCGATAAACACCTGTTGTATTGCGACTGGACAAAACCAGATTCGTTGCTGGTTGACCGTACTACTTTCGAGCAGGATTTAAAAGAAAACTACAAGGCTTTGCAGGAATTTGGGATCAGTAGTGAAGATGCAGGCTGGTTTCTGCCACCTTATGAGTGGTACAATTCCGCCATTGTAAACTGGACTTCAGCAATGGGATTGACGACTATTAATTTTTCGCCCGGAATACGGAGTAACGCCGATTATACGACGCCCGATATGGCGAATTATATGTCTTCTGATAAAATCTTTAAAAGTGTTTTAAAGGTAGAGGAGGAGCAGGGATTAAACGGTGCAATTATGCTCATTCATCCCGGAACGGAGGAAAAAAGAACGGATAAATTTTATCTTCGTTTGGAAGAACTGATTGAAACATTGCAGACAAAAGGATACAATTTTAAACGATTACCATAA
- a CDS encoding SpoIID/LytB domain-containing protein yields the protein MNRPNIHVGIMSADKIDFKFHGEYQLVGTKHTFSGDGSVCFENGILQLADSKISGDKLYFMPLDKGNSEFELKDVTIGVNFHWEQKEDQKFQGALKFIIEEDKITAVNILSIEDYLISVISSEMSAKSSLDLLKAHAIISRSWLIAQTEKQDKLTDAGETYESTFEADGEYLKWYDREDHTNFHVCADDHCQRYQGTTRSHNPNVVKAVNETAGVVLSYNGAICDARFSKCCGGIAELFENCWEPVNHPYLTAVIDNPAAPKGFETDLTIEENAVPWLKNAPEAFCNTDDEEVLKQVLNEYDWTAKDFYRWTVEYKQDELSALILKRSGHDFGKILDMIPVERGASGRLIKLKIVGSKKTITVGKELEIRRWLSESHLYSSAFLVEKEDVVDGVPGKIVLHGAGWGHGVGLCQIGAAVMGHKGYKYDEILNHYFKNIKLEKRY from the coding sequence ATGAACAGGCCAAATATTCATGTAGGCATAATGAGTGCCGATAAAATCGATTTTAAATTTCACGGCGAATACCAGTTGGTGGGGACAAAACATACTTTTTCGGGAGATGGATCAGTATGTTTCGAAAATGGAATCCTTCAGCTTGCCGACTCCAAAATCAGTGGCGATAAATTGTATTTTATGCCGCTCGACAAGGGGAACTCGGAGTTTGAATTAAAAGATGTTACCATCGGTGTAAATTTTCACTGGGAGCAAAAGGAAGATCAGAAATTTCAGGGAGCACTGAAGTTTATCATCGAAGAGGATAAAATTACGGCAGTAAATATTTTGTCGATCGAGGATTACCTGATCAGTGTAATTTCATCGGAGATGAGTGCGAAAAGTTCGCTCGATTTGCTGAAAGCGCACGCCATTATTTCGCGTAGCTGGTTAATTGCCCAAACCGAAAAGCAGGATAAACTTACCGATGCCGGAGAAACATATGAAAGCACTTTTGAAGCCGATGGTGAATATCTAAAGTGGTACGACCGCGAAGATCATACGAATTTTCATGTTTGTGCCGACGATCATTGCCAGCGCTACCAGGGAACTACACGTTCGCATAATCCGAATGTGGTAAAGGCGGTGAACGAAACGGCCGGCGTGGTACTTTCCTATAACGGCGCGATTTGCGATGCACGTTTCTCAAAGTGTTGCGGCGGAATTGCTGAGCTATTTGAGAATTGCTGGGAGCCTGTAAATCACCCGTATTTAACGGCGGTAATTGATAATCCGGCAGCTCCAAAAGGTTTTGAAACCGATCTAACCATTGAAGAAAATGCCGTTCCGTGGTTAAAAAATGCACCGGAAGCGTTTTGTAATACCGACGATGAAGAGGTGCTAAAACAGGTGCTGAATGAATACGACTGGACCGCTAAAGATTTTTACCGCTGGACGGTGGAATACAAACAGGATGAACTTTCTGCATTGATACTGAAACGCTCGGGGCATGACTTCGGAAAGATCCTGGATATGATTCCGGTGGAACGCGGTGCGTCAGGGCGCCTGATAAAACTGAAAATAGTTGGTTCGAAAAAGACGATAACCGTTGGAAAAGAGCTGGAAATACGCAGATGGCTGAGTGAGTCGCATTTATACAGCTCGGCATTTTTGGTTGAGAAAGAGGATGTGGTTGATGGCGTGCCCGGCAAAATTGTTTTGCACGGAGCTGGTTGGGGGCATGGCGTTGGACTGTGCCAGATTGGAGCGGCCGTAATGGGCCACAAAGGTTATAAGTACGACGAAATTCTGAATCACTATTTTAAAAATATTAAGCTCGAAAAACGATACTAG
- a CDS encoding DUF4922 domain-containing protein, whose amino-acid sequence MKSIATEIKQLLADQKTEWELAGKNFAGLENVQVREFQFDGFTVKVQFNPGRIVSSAAKVDKKSIEARPCFLCAANRPAVQRGVTFGDYEVLVNPFPIFPEHFTIPAFAHTPQQIEGNFGDMLDLAQAMEGFTVFYNGPKCGASAPDHFHFQAGNTGFMPLDEETAALKREYGDEWEKNKVNFCAIKDGLRNFLVLEAADKMALINAFSHIYNELEASQSDEEPMLNILTQYIGGGWRVLVFPRALHRPSQYFAEGEENILISPASVDMGGVLITPQEKDFFKIRKTDIESILRQVLLPVDQFDKLTTKLKQ is encoded by the coding sequence ATGAAATCAATTGCAACAGAAATAAAACAACTGCTTGCCGATCAGAAAACGGAATGGGAACTGGCAGGAAAGAACTTCGCCGGACTGGAAAATGTGCAGGTGCGCGAATTTCAGTTCGACGGATTTACGGTAAAAGTACAGTTTAACCCCGGACGAATTGTTTCGTCGGCAGCCAAAGTGGATAAAAAGTCGATTGAAGCGCGTCCGTGTTTTTTGTGTGCGGCAAACCGACCGGCCGTGCAGCGCGGCGTAACTTTTGGCGATTATGAGGTATTGGTCAATCCATTCCCGATTTTTCCGGAGCATTTTACAATCCCCGCCTTTGCGCACACGCCTCAGCAAATAGAAGGAAACTTTGGTGACATGCTTGATCTGGCACAGGCAATGGAAGGTTTTACCGTGTTTTACAACGGCCCCAAATGTGGAGCTTCAGCACCCGATCATTTTCATTTTCAGGCCGGAAACACAGGTTTTATGCCGCTTGATGAGGAAACAGCCGCATTAAAGCGAGAATATGGTGACGAGTGGGAAAAGAACAAGGTGAATTTTTGCGCCATAAAAGACGGACTTCGAAATTTTTTGGTGTTGGAAGCGGCCGATAAAATGGCCTTGATTAATGCTTTTTCACACATTTATAATGAGCTGGAAGCTTCACAAAGCGATGAGGAACCAATGCTGAATATTCTTACCCAATATATCGGTGGAGGCTGGCGGGTTTTGGTTTTTCCACGTGCGCTGCATCGTCCGTCGCAGTATTTTGCTGAAGGCGAAGAAAATATTCTGATCAGTCCGGCCTCGGTTGATATGGGCGGCGTTTTGATTACTCCACAGGAAAAGGATTTTTTTAAGATCAGAAAAACCGACATTGAAAGTATTCTAAGACAGGTTTTGTTGCCTGTTGACCAATTTGATAAACTAACTACAAAACTTAAGCAATGA